AGGCATTGCCCGTCAGAATGCGGACTCCAATGTCTCGCTAAAACCAACCCAAATGGGACTCGCGCTGGACCCTGAGGAAGGTTATCGAAATATACGTGCGGTTGCCACCCAAGCGAAGCTGCATGATCTGTTTGTGCGGATCGATATGGAGGACAGTCCGTTTACCCAAGCGACTTTGGATATTGTGCGCCGTTTACATTCGGAAGGACTGGATAATACAGGTACGGTACTGCAAGCCTACTTGCATCGTACCGTGGAAGATACACGTGATATGATTCGGGAAGGAATCCGGCTGCGTCTGGTCAAAGGTGCTTACAAGGAACCTGCATCCGTTGCTTTTCAGAACACTTCAGAAGTGATTGATCAATTCAAAACGATGATTCGCAGCCATCTCGATCAAGGCGTATACACAGCGGTTGCTTCACATGATGACCATATCATTGCCTGGACCAAGCAATACGCGAAGGATCGGGGAATTTCCCCGGATGCGTTTGAATTTCAAATGTTGTACGGCTTGCGTATGGGCGAACAGGAACGCCTGGCCAGAGAAGGTTAC
Above is a window of Paenibacillus sp. E222 DNA encoding:
- a CDS encoding proline dehydrogenase family protein, translated to MSIGTEMYRKTLLTVAGNKAVENLSIKYGKKLAGKFIAGNTLEEALEEIRVLNNKGIMATLDHLGEGITHLREAGLYRDEYIRLVEGIARQNADSNVSLKPTQMGLALDPEEGYRNIRAVATQAKLHDLFVRIDMEDSPFTQATLDIVRRLHSEGLDNTGTVLQAYLHRTVEDTRDMIREGIRLRLVKGAYKEPASVAFQNTSEVIDQFKTMIRSHLDQGVYTAVASHDDHIIAWTKQYAKDRGISPDAFEFQMLYGLRMGEQERLAREGYRIRCYVPYGTMWYPYYTRRLAEKPANLWMVVKNMFR